One window of Plasmodium relictum strain SGS1 genome assembly, chromosome: 14 genomic DNA carries:
- the INT gene encoding tyrosine recombinase, putative, translating to MNKILKNILWILFLKHIKNVDSYHTTRIQLFDLIGFKMNKKYCKYKYISIKNNKFYLKNNIAIEVNEKESLNSYDELTKYKDEKTLKKEKIKKKKKRRKINDALKCITCKKILKPKVKFCIYCGTNVSVEKIKLKKYIEEIYLPLRKEEVSENTFRVEKGFWKDILIKLGKYELDELGPNNWEGFLKYLKAKNCSPRTLALYQSTYQQSLKYALYRDYLKNIHNFRKIKKSTIPRRKITPLSPKEIELLLKNSSDMHRAIFGLSIGIGLRPSEVLRVAWEDINFEKKEIFIKGQKTKYSNTSIPLTNFAYNEITKWWEIENKPKKGLCFYSETIKNKFNYTKTKTALKTFKTALKGAAKRAGLEISEDGKKRRIFPYLLRHSFATIAATSNPPVPLPVAQAIMRHSSSKMLLDTYTKAGNNIIRDGLDNFKI from the exons atgaataaaattctaaaaaatatattgtgGATACTctttttaaaacatataaaaaatgttgaTAGTTATCACACAACTAGAATTCAATTATTTGATCTGATTGGatttaaaatgaataagaaatattgtaaatataaatatatttcaataaaaaataacaaattttaCTTAAAGAATAATATAGCAATAGAAGTTAATGAAAAGGAAAGTTTAAATAGTTATGATGAACTAACAAAATATAAGGATGAAAAGAcattgaaaaaagaaaaaataaaaaaaaaaaaaaaaaggagaaaGATTAATGATGCTCTAAAATGTATAActtgtaaaaaaatattaaaaccaa aggtgaaattttgtatttattgTGGTACAAATGTATCtgtagaaaaaataaaattaaaaaagtatatagaagaaatatatttaccATTAAG AAAAGAAGAAGTAAGTGAAAATACATTTCGAGTTGAGAAAGGTTTTTGGAAAGACATATTAATA aaATTAGGGAAATATGAATTGGACGAATTAGGGCCTAATAATTGGGAGGGTTTCTtaaa atatttaAAAGCAAAGAACTGCTCACCAAGAACCTTGGCCCTTTATCAGTCTACCTATCaa cAATCTTTGAAATATGCTTTATATCgtgattatttaaaaaacataCATAATTTtcgtaaaataaaaaaaagcacTATACCTAGAAGAAAGATTACACCCTTATCACCCAAAGAA atagaattattattaaagaaCAGTAGTGATATGCATAGAGCGATCTTTGGATTAAGCATAg gCATTGGTTTACGCCCTTCTGAAGTTTTAAGAGTTGCATGGGAAGatataaattttgaaaaaaaagaaatttttataaaaggaCAAAAAACCAAATATAGCAATACGTCTATTCCTTTAACTAATTTTGCTTATAACGAAATAACTAAATG GTgggaaatagaaaataaaccTAAAAAAGGCTTATGCTTTTATTCtgaaacaataaaaaataaatttaattacacaaaaacaaaaactgcattaa aGACATTCAAAACTGCACTAAAAGGAGCAGCTAAAAG agCAGGATTGGAAATTAGTGAAGAcggaaaaaaaagaaggatTTTTCCTTATCTATTAAG gcACTCTTTTGCAACTATAGCTGCTACTTCAAACCCACCAGTCCCTTTACCAGTTGCTCAA gcTATTATGAGGCACTCTTCATCGAAAATGTTATTAGATACATATACAAAAGCTggtaataatataattagaGATGGTTTAGATaactttaaaatataa